From Sediminibacterium sp. TEGAF015, a single genomic window includes:
- a CDS encoding AAA family ATPase, with protein sequence MYKSFKIENFRGIKKCELTELKRINIFLGKNNCGKSSILEAIFLLTGYNNPILSVNIDLFRNLGHNKEEDFSFIFYNLNYALIPTLSADLQLKQSNISLEIIPESAEKIQKSINTSELKSTLSPLTNSIENSNIDNINSLVFKASVKLFHKEKEIISTSIIAEKKDNLFNLKVKPSNKKLNLNIKGVFLGNGFRNPTEIIQRLDKMIIDKSKADIISNLKNIDTNIKDIVTSNGLVYIDIGANKMIPANLMGDGFLKYLAIIANMYSVKGQGIILIDEIDNGLHFKTLKNILKLILKSAKEYDIQVFITTHSKEVLMILKNLFEEDTTMLNYKDEINVSTVSKNESGILNVYNYNSDSFHYAMENNIEIRGEF encoded by the coding sequence ATGTATAAGAGCTTCAAAATTGAAAACTTTAGAGGAATAAAAAAATGTGAACTCACAGAATTAAAAAGAATAAACATATTCCTAGGGAAAAACAATTGTGGCAAATCAAGCATCTTAGAAGCAATATTTTTATTAACAGGTTATAATAACCCAATCCTTTCTGTCAATATTGATTTATTCAGAAATTTGGGACACAATAAAGAAGAAGACTTTTCATTTATATTCTACAACTTGAATTATGCACTAATTCCAACATTATCTGCCGATTTACAATTAAAACAATCTAATATAAGTTTAGAGATTATCCCAGAAAGTGCTGAAAAAATTCAAAAATCAATTAACACTAGTGAGCTTAAATCAACTTTAAGTCCGTTAACAAATTCAATTGAAAATTCAAATATAGATAATATCAATTCTCTAGTATTTAAAGCTAGTGTAAAACTATTTCACAAAGAAAAAGAAATAATTAGTACAAGCATAATAGCAGAAAAAAAAGATAACCTTTTTAATTTAAAAGTAAAACCTTCAAACAAAAAATTAAATCTAAACATTAAAGGAGTTTTTTTAGGAAATGGCTTTAGAAATCCAACTGAGATTATTCAAAGATTAGATAAAATGATAATCGATAAAAGTAAAGCAGATATTATTTCCAATTTAAAGAATATCGATACAAACATCAAAGATATTGTGACAAGTAATGGATTAGTTTATATTGATATTGGAGCAAATAAGATGATTCCAGCCAACCTAATGGGAGATGGTTTTTTAAAATATTTGGCAATTATTGCAAATATGTATTCTGTAAAAGGACAAGGAATTATTTTAATTGATGAAATTGATAATGGTCTTCACTTTAAGACATTAAAAAACATCCTAAAACTAATACTTAAATCAGCAAAGGAATATGATATTCAAGTTTTTATAACAACACATAGTAAAGAAGTCTTAATGATTTTAAAAAATCTATTTGAGGAAGACACTACAATGTTAAATTATAAAGATGAAATAAATGTGTCAACAGTTTCAAAAAATGAATCTGGAATTTTAAATGTATATAATTATAATTCTGATTCGTTTCATTATGCCATGGAAAACAATATTGAAATAAGAGGAGAATTTTAA